GCTCGGAATGCATGGTCAGGCCATACAGCTGACGACTCAGACCCACGGCGAAATCAGCAATGTCGATCATCTCCTGGACCTCTCCCTCGCCTTCGGCCTTGATTTTACCGACTTCAAGGGCGATCAGGGCACCCAGCGCCTTTTTATTCGCTCGTAATGCGTCACCGATTTCACGCACCATCTCACCACGTCGGGGAGCGGGCATCATGCGAAATGTTTCAAATGCAGCCTGGGCTTTTTCCATCACGGCGTCATAGTCTTTTTTTTCAGCCATCAGAACGCTGGCAATGGGCTTACCGTTGATGGGGGAATAGGACACAAGCGCTTTGCCCTTTGTTTCAAGCCAGCCGTTACTGCCACCGGTTGTGGCACCAGAATTCACGGATTTAATCCCAAGGGTATCAAGAATTTGTTTCACATCTAAATTAAATGCGTCGCCCATATAACCCCCTCCTGACTATATTTATTAATAATTAAACTATCTTATTGTAATATAACGCCAAATAAATTAAAGTAAAATTCATAATATTTATTATAACAATGAGCAGAATTCATACTTAAGACCTATGGACCTTTACCACCTGAAAACCTTTTTCTTTCTGGCCAAAGAAAAAAACTTCACCCAGGCAGCCCGACGGCTTTTCGTAACCCAGTCCGCTGTCAGCCATGCCATAAAAAAACTTGAACTCTCCATGGATACACCGTTATTCACCCGCCAGGGAAAAACCATGGACCTGACCCCGGCCGGTCGCATTTTGTTCCGGTCCTGTGAAAAAATTTTTTATGAAGTAGAAAAAGCAGACCAGGAGATATCCACCTATCGAAAAAAGGCGTTGGTCACCATCCGTATCGGATCCACGGTTGAGTTCGGTGCATCCATTCTGATCAACCATATCAAACCATTTCTGGACACCCATCCGGAAATCCACCTGGATTTTTATCTCTCCCCGGATCTTGAAACACCACTGCTCCGGGACGAGGTGGATCTGATCATTGATTGCGTGGCCCATGAGCTGCCCTCCATTGAACGCATTTACCTGTTCCAGGAGCAGTATGTCACCATAGCCGCCCCGGACTTTCTTGAGCACCACCGGATATCCGGCATTGACGATCTATCCCGGGTAAACATTCTGTCCAGTGACAAACAACTGGTCTGGTGGCGCAATTTTATAACAGCCATTCCGGAAGACAAACGGTCCTGCCTTAAAAACGTCGTACAGATCAATCACATCAGGGGAATCATCAACGCGGCCATGTCCGGCCTCGGTATCGGATTTGTGCCGAAATACACGGTGATCAGAGAACTTGAAGAAAAAAGTCTTGTGGATCCGTTCCCTCAAATCCAGCCCAACGCAGACCATTTTAATATCTTCATCAAAAAGGAAAAACTGGAATTTATAAAAAACAAGGCCCTTATTAACTACCTGACCCGGATCAAACCCAGTGAATTCGGGGTGGGGTAGACCAGGTCGCCCCATGGCTGTTATTGATAGGATCCGAATCCGGGAAGATTATACTTATTGAGTAATGCGTATAACCGGGCCTGGGAGACGCCTGATAACCGGCAGGCGGTTTTCCTGTCTCCGTCGGCCTTTTTCATCAAACGGGTCAAATAATT
This window of the uncultured Desulfobacter sp. genome carries:
- a CDS encoding LysR family transcriptional regulator; its protein translation is MDLYHLKTFFFLAKEKNFTQAARRLFVTQSAVSHAIKKLELSMDTPLFTRQGKTMDLTPAGRILFRSCEKIFYEVEKADQEISTYRKKALVTIRIGSTVEFGASILINHIKPFLDTHPEIHLDFYLSPDLETPLLRDEVDLIIDCVAHELPSIERIYLFQEQYVTIAAPDFLEHHRISGIDDLSRVNILSSDKQLVWWRNFITAIPEDKRSCLKNVVQINHIRGIINAAMSGLGIGFVPKYTVIRELEEKSLVDPFPQIQPNADHFNIFIKKEKLEFIKNKALINYLTRIKPSEFGVG